The following proteins are co-located in the Heliorestis convoluta genome:
- a CDS encoding AMP-binding protein yields MVEMLKVTMGDLLDQRAAQQPDHEAVVYTDDRNLRLTYREFQERANQVAKGLMALGVQKGENIAIWATNYPEWLDTQFGSAKMGAVLVTVNTNYRASELQYLLRQSDATTLLLIDGFRDNNYVETLNQICPQLATSQPGELQCSALPLLKNVIFIGRDPEEKHPGMFSWNDFLQLGETISAEALAERQKSLHYDDTINMQYTSGTTGFPKGVMLSHYNIVNNARLVAANQNMTQEDRLCFPVPLFHCFGCVMSSLACIVTGATMVPIESFDPLRVLAAVEKEKCTILYGVPTMFIAQLNHPDFERYNLSTLRTGIMAGSPCPIEVMKKVAHQMGARDITIAYGLTEFSPVITQTTAQDSLERRVSTVGKALPSVEVKVIDPATGQEVPPGQTGELCARGFGVMKGYYKNPEATAAVINEEGWLRTGDLATYDEEGYVKITGRAKDMIIRGGENIYPREIEEFLYSHPKIGDVQVIGVPDLKYGEEVLACIIPKEGEELTEEEVRKYCQGQIARHKIPRYIRFLTHYPMTASGKIQKFRLREHYIEELSLENAAKVETA; encoded by the coding sequence TTGGTGGAAATGCTCAAAGTTACGATGGGTGATCTTTTGGATCAACGAGCAGCCCAACAGCCTGATCATGAAGCGGTTGTCTACACCGATGATCGCAATTTGCGACTTACCTATCGAGAATTTCAAGAGCGTGCGAACCAGGTGGCCAAAGGCTTAATGGCACTGGGTGTGCAAAAAGGTGAAAACATCGCTATCTGGGCTACGAACTATCCCGAGTGGCTCGATACGCAATTTGGCAGCGCCAAAATGGGTGCAGTCCTCGTAACAGTTAACACCAACTATCGCGCTTCGGAATTGCAATACTTGCTCCGTCAATCTGATGCCACCACCTTGTTGCTCATCGATGGCTTTCGCGACAACAATTACGTAGAAACGCTTAACCAGATTTGCCCACAACTCGCAACAAGCCAACCCGGTGAATTGCAATGTTCAGCCTTACCGCTCTTAAAAAATGTGATCTTCATCGGTCGAGACCCGGAAGAAAAGCACCCTGGTATGTTCAGTTGGAATGATTTCTTACAGCTTGGCGAAACCATTTCCGCTGAAGCGCTGGCAGAACGACAAAAATCACTTCACTATGACGATACCATTAACATGCAATACACTTCCGGTACGACCGGATTTCCCAAAGGCGTCATGCTCAGTCATTACAACATTGTCAACAACGCTCGTCTCGTTGCCGCCAATCAAAATATGACCCAAGAAGACCGCCTTTGCTTTCCCGTCCCCCTTTTTCATTGTTTTGGTTGTGTTATGAGTTCCTTGGCTTGCATAGTTACTGGGGCAACCATGGTGCCCATTGAAAGCTTCGATCCCCTTCGCGTATTGGCAGCCGTAGAAAAAGAGAAATGCACCATCTTATACGGCGTTCCTACCATGTTCATTGCCCAACTGAATCACCCTGACTTTGAACGCTACAATCTATCAACGCTGCGCACAGGGATCATGGCAGGATCTCCCTGCCCTATAGAAGTGATGAAAAAAGTGGCCCACCAGATGGGCGCTCGCGATATTACCATTGCCTACGGTCTTACTGAATTTTCACCGGTCATTACCCAAACGACAGCGCAAGACTCTCTCGAACGTAGAGTTTCTACCGTTGGGAAAGCCTTGCCTTCCGTAGAAGTCAAAGTCATCGATCCTGCCACAGGGCAAGAAGTGCCCCCCGGACAGACGGGCGAACTTTGTGCTCGCGGTTTTGGTGTAATGAAAGGATATTATAAAAACCCGGAAGCCACCGCAGCGGTGATTAATGAAGAAGGTTGGCTCCGCACAGGCGATTTGGCTACCTACGATGAGGAAGGCTACGTTAAAATTACAGGCCGGGCCAAAGATATGATTATTCGTGGGGGAGAGAACATTTACCCACGAGAAATTGAAGAATTTCTCTACAGCCACCCCAAAATCGGCGATGTACAAGTGATTGGCGTTCCTGATCTTAAGTATGGCGAAGAAGTGCTCGCTTGCATTATTCCGAAAGAGGGAGAAGAGCTCACCGAAGAAGAGGTTCGTAAATACTGCCAAGGTCAAATTGCCCGTCACAAAATTCCCCGCTATATTCGCTTCCTTACCCACTACCCCATGACTGCGTCCGGTAAGATCCAGAAATTTCGCCTTCGCGAGCATTACATCGAAGAACTATCTCTCGAAAATGCCGCAAAGGTGGAGACAGCTTGA
- a CDS encoding acetoacetate--CoA ligase, whose protein sequence is MKAFMDYIREQKGRSFRTYRTLHAWSVQNIRDFWDSFWHFSEPLHSQPYEEVLVEGDHMTDAQWFRGARLNFAENLLRYRDDQIALIAHSEIGPRRTLTYQELYADVHQLAQALESISLQPGDRVAAYMPNVPETVVALLASTALGATWSSTSPDFGSKAVAERFGQIEPKVLFITDGYTYKGKGYSTLEKARQITKAIPSIEKVILFPYLESAEELRKKLPHLLPEAVICQDFVSSIAAVAPIELAKAPLESTKLSANSVTTTCPSASNTNSAGSGIFRQLPANHPLYILYSSGTTGKPKAIVHSAGGTLMQHLKELRLHTDIKRESTLFYYSTCGWMMWNWMVSALALGATVVLYDGSPFHPTAERFLQLVEEEKVTHWGVSAKYIMSIEREALIGKGKYDLQSLQTLLSTGSPLSAESFCYVYSHIKEDLCLSSISGGTDIISCFVLGNPMLPVYAGEIQSKGLAMDVVGLDEAGQEVKKGKGELVCRQPFPSMPLGFWKDEEKNKYKESYFSKYPQVWCHGDYIEVKPRRGIVIHGRSDATLNPGGIRIGTAEIYRILELIDEIDDSLVVGQRYQDDERILLFIKLLAGESLTAELEKRIKQTLRSNATARHVPQKIIPVRDIPYTLNGKKVEIAVRNILHGEPVLNRQALANPDSLEEYHQMTELRKEAAS, encoded by the coding sequence ATGAAAGCATTTATGGACTATATTCGTGAACAGAAAGGCCGAAGCTTTCGGACCTATCGCACCCTTCACGCCTGGTCTGTTCAGAATATTCGGGATTTTTGGGATTCTTTCTGGCATTTTAGCGAACCTTTGCACTCTCAACCTTACGAGGAAGTATTGGTCGAAGGCGATCATATGACGGATGCCCAATGGTTTCGAGGTGCACGATTAAATTTTGCCGAAAACCTGCTCCGCTATCGCGATGATCAGATCGCTCTTATCGCCCACAGCGAAATAGGTCCAAGGCGCACCCTGACCTATCAAGAACTGTACGCAGACGTGCACCAGCTTGCCCAAGCGCTCGAGAGTATTTCGCTACAACCAGGTGATCGCGTTGCCGCTTATATGCCCAACGTGCCTGAAACGGTCGTTGCCCTTTTGGCCTCAACAGCCTTAGGGGCCACCTGGTCTTCTACATCGCCTGACTTTGGTAGCAAAGCAGTGGCTGAACGCTTCGGCCAGATCGAACCAAAAGTGCTCTTCATCACCGATGGCTATACCTACAAAGGCAAGGGCTACAGCACCTTAGAAAAAGCCCGTCAGATCACCAAGGCCATTCCTTCCATAGAAAAAGTAATTCTCTTTCCCTACCTGGAATCAGCGGAAGAATTGAGAAAAAAGCTACCCCATCTATTACCAGAAGCTGTGATATGTCAAGACTTTGTTTCTTCAATCGCCGCAGTAGCGCCAATAGAGTTAGCGAAAGCCCCACTAGAGTCAACGAAGCTTTCCGCAAATTCTGTAACCACTACCTGTCCATCTGCAAGCAACACCAATTCAGCAGGAAGCGGCATTTTTCGTCAACTCCCTGCGAACCACCCTCTATATATCCTCTATTCCTCAGGCACGACAGGCAAACCCAAAGCAATTGTCCACAGCGCCGGTGGCACTTTGATGCAGCATCTGAAAGAACTGCGACTGCACACAGATATCAAGCGAGAAAGCACGCTATTTTACTACAGCACTTGCGGCTGGATGATGTGGAATTGGATGGTCAGTGCCCTTGCTCTCGGCGCTACCGTTGTACTCTACGACGGCTCACCTTTTCACCCGACAGCAGAGCGATTCTTGCAACTGGTAGAAGAAGAAAAAGTCACCCACTGGGGTGTCAGTGCCAAGTACATTATGTCTATAGAGCGAGAAGCGCTCATTGGCAAAGGCAAGTATGACCTGCAATCGTTGCAGACCCTTCTATCTACAGGATCGCCTCTTTCCGCAGAAAGCTTTTGTTATGTCTATAGCCATATCAAAGAAGATCTATGCTTATCCTCCATATCAGGGGGAACCGATATTATTTCTTGCTTTGTCTTAGGCAACCCCATGCTTCCTGTCTATGCGGGCGAAATTCAAAGCAAAGGCCTGGCCATGGATGTTGTCGGCTTGGACGAAGCTGGTCAAGAAGTAAAAAAAGGCAAAGGCGAACTCGTCTGCCGCCAGCCTTTTCCCTCCATGCCCCTTGGATTTTGGAAAGATGAAGAAAAAAACAAATACAAAGAATCCTACTTCAGCAAATACCCCCAAGTCTGGTGTCATGGCGACTACATTGAAGTCAAGCCGCGCCGAGGTATCGTTATCCACGGCCGCTCTGATGCCACCTTAAACCCCGGCGGCATTCGTATAGGCACCGCAGAGATCTATCGCATCTTAGAACTTATCGATGAGATAGACGACAGTCTCGTCGTAGGACAGCGATACCAGGACGACGAACGCATACTACTTTTCATCAAACTTCTTGCTGGCGAAAGCTTAACAGCAGAACTAGAAAAAAGGATCAAGCAAACACTACGAAGCAATGCCACAGCCCGTCATGTACCACAAAAAATCATACCCGTTCGCGATATTCCCTACACCCTTAATGGCAAAAAAGTAGAGATCGCTGTGCGCAACATACTTCACGGCGAACCGGTTTTAAATCGCCAAGCCTTGGCCAACCCCGACTCACTAGAAGAATACCATCAAATGACAGAACTGCGCAAAGAAGCAGCCTCCTAG
- a CDS encoding acyl-CoA mutase large subunit family protein translates to MSEKKFKTLSGEEVKACYTAADLSSKKTTDSEIPGQYPYTRGIHSNMYRQRLWTFRQFAGFATAKETNERFKLLLSKGQTGLSVAFDMPTLMGYDSDHPRAEGEVGRCGVAIDSLADMEELFQGIPLDQVSTSMTINGPAAIIWAFYIATAEKQGVPSEKLSGTIQNDILKEYIAQKSWLFPPKPSMRLITDTFAYATRHVPKWNSISISGYHIREAGATALQELAFTLADGFAYVEAGIEAGLDVDDFAPRLSFFFNAHMDFFEEIAKFRAARRIWARRMKEKYGAKKERSLMLRFHTQTAGCSLTAPQPENNIVRTAFEGLSAVLGGTQSLHTNSMDEVLALPTEKSATIALRTQQIIAHETGVTNTVDPLGGSYFVEALTDKMEAGAERYFEQIDALGGVIPAIEQGFFQKEIAEAAFQYQKEIDEKKRIIVGVNDYIEDMAMDMPLLRIDPAIEEEQVKKVQALRASRDNEKVEKALRELQAEARGTENLLPPLLEAVRAYATEGEIASTLKEVFGEYREQPVF, encoded by the coding sequence ATGAGCGAAAAAAAATTCAAAACCTTATCGGGCGAAGAAGTTAAAGCTTGCTACACTGCCGCTGATCTATCTTCAAAAAAGACGACCGATTCAGAAATTCCAGGCCAATATCCCTACACAAGAGGCATTCATAGCAATATGTATCGACAGCGCCTCTGGACCTTCCGCCAGTTTGCTGGCTTTGCGACTGCCAAAGAGACGAATGAGCGTTTCAAACTTTTGTTATCAAAAGGGCAAACGGGCCTTTCTGTCGCCTTCGATATGCCAACGCTAATGGGCTACGACTCTGATCATCCTCGGGCAGAAGGGGAAGTGGGACGTTGTGGCGTCGCCATTGACTCACTGGCTGATATGGAAGAATTATTCCAAGGCATTCCTCTTGATCAAGTCAGCACTTCCATGACCATCAACGGACCGGCTGCAATTATCTGGGCTTTTTACATTGCCACAGCAGAAAAGCAAGGTGTTCCTTCAGAAAAGCTTTCTGGAACGATTCAAAATGACATCTTAAAAGAATACATCGCCCAAAAGTCTTGGCTCTTTCCCCCAAAACCATCGATGCGTCTCATTACAGACACCTTTGCTTATGCCACCCGCCATGTGCCCAAGTGGAACAGCATTAGCATATCAGGGTACCACATTCGAGAAGCTGGTGCGACAGCGCTGCAGGAACTGGCTTTTACCTTGGCCGATGGCTTTGCTTATGTCGAAGCGGGCATTGAAGCAGGCCTTGATGTTGACGATTTTGCACCGCGCCTTTCCTTTTTCTTCAATGCCCATATGGACTTTTTCGAAGAAATTGCCAAGTTTCGAGCCGCTCGTCGTATCTGGGCTCGCCGCATGAAAGAAAAATACGGCGCCAAAAAAGAGCGCTCCCTTATGTTGCGCTTCCACACCCAAACAGCCGGCTGTAGCCTAACAGCGCCGCAACCAGAAAACAACATTGTGCGCACAGCCTTTGAAGGTCTCTCGGCGGTACTCGGCGGCACCCAGTCTCTCCACACCAACTCCATGGATGAAGTCCTTGCTTTGCCAACGGAAAAATCAGCAACCATCGCCTTGCGGACGCAACAAATTATTGCCCACGAAACAGGAGTCACCAACACCGTTGATCCCTTGGGAGGCTCTTACTTCGTAGAAGCCCTGACTGACAAGATGGAAGCAGGGGCAGAGCGTTATTTTGAACAAATCGATGCCTTAGGCGGTGTTATTCCTGCCATTGAACAAGGCTTTTTCCAAAAAGAAATTGCAGAAGCTGCTTTTCAATATCAAAAAGAGATTGACGAGAAGAAAAGAATTATCGTTGGCGTCAACGACTATATAGAAGACATGGCCATGGACATGCCTCTGCTCAGAATTGATCCAGCCATCGAAGAAGAGCAAGTCAAAAAAGTGCAAGCCCTTCGAGCTAGCCGTGATAACGAAAAGGTAGAAAAAGCACTGCGAGAGTTGCAAGCAGAAGCACGAGGTACAGAAAACTTGCTGCCACCGCTTCTTGAAGCCGTTAGAGCGTACGCAACAGAAGGTGAAATTGCAAGTACTTTAAAGGAAGTTTTCGGCGAATATCGAGAACAGCCCGTTTTCTAA
- a CDS encoding cobalamin B12-binding domain-containing protein produces the protein MNVTAEPLKVIGKGKGPLKVLVAKPGLDGHDRGVKVVARALRDAGMEVIYTGLHQTAAQIVEAAIQEDVDAIGISILSGAHMTVFRKVRQLLDENNIDDIIVFGGGIIPEEDATVLIEKGYSHKIFGPGTPLEQITDWLEKA, from the coding sequence GTGAACGTAACAGCCGAGCCGCTCAAGGTCATAGGCAAGGGCAAAGGTCCCTTGAAAGTCTTAGTTGCCAAACCAGGCTTAGACGGCCATGACCGTGGCGTGAAAGTCGTCGCTCGAGCCCTTCGTGATGCGGGCATGGAAGTTATATATACGGGTCTTCACCAAACAGCTGCTCAAATTGTTGAAGCAGCCATCCAAGAAGACGTAGATGCCATCGGCATTAGCATTCTTTCGGGAGCTCATATGACAGTCTTTCGCAAAGTGCGCCAACTGCTCGATGAAAACAACATCGACGACATCATCGTCTTTGGCGGAGGCATCATTCCTGAAGAAGACGCGACTGTTCTTATCGAAAAAGGCTATAGCCACAAAATTTTCGGACCAGGCACACCGCTAGAACAAATCACCGACTGGCTTGAAAAAGCTTAA
- a CDS encoding DUF169 domain-containing protein, translated as MQPWQQEGQKLEVSIRPETFPLAIKIFPSGEPLPAKVKKPARDLGVQVALCQAVGMARRYGWTLAIDQEDQSCPIAHIAFGFQPSLPFYEEGHLACGMYVQNKEAAVRSEAIIPKLTEQERGTVVMAPLTKANFEPDLLLLYGNSAQIMRLVAASLYFEGGAMETHISPRADCAHSIIGTLQEEKAKVILPCYGDRIFGQTQDHEMAFTLPYKELKQLLIGLEGTHRGGIRYPVPTYLRYQVHYPPNYEKLKKMWEEKEEA; from the coding sequence GTGCAACCATGGCAACAAGAAGGCCAAAAACTGGAAGTTTCCATTCGTCCGGAAACCTTTCCCTTGGCCATAAAGATTTTTCCATCCGGCGAGCCCTTGCCTGCTAAAGTTAAAAAACCAGCTCGCGATCTAGGCGTACAAGTCGCTTTGTGCCAGGCTGTCGGCATGGCCCGTCGCTATGGTTGGACCCTGGCCATTGACCAAGAAGACCAATCATGCCCCATCGCACACATTGCTTTTGGATTTCAGCCTTCCTTACCTTTTTATGAAGAAGGGCACCTTGCTTGTGGCATGTACGTACAGAACAAGGAAGCAGCTGTCCGCTCCGAAGCTATCATTCCCAAACTAACAGAACAAGAGCGTGGAACCGTCGTCATGGCCCCTCTTACCAAAGCAAACTTTGAGCCAGACCTGCTTTTGCTATACGGCAATTCAGCCCAAATCATGCGGCTCGTCGCCGCTTCCCTTTACTTTGAAGGTGGCGCCATGGAAACTCACATTTCCCCCCGTGCTGATTGTGCCCACAGCATTATCGGCACTTTGCAAGAAGAAAAAGCAAAAGTAATCCTACCTTGCTACGGCGATCGCATCTTCGGCCAGACCCAAGATCACGAAATGGCTTTTACCTTGCCTTACAAAGAGCTCAAACAACTGCTCATCGGCTTAGAAGGAACACACCGCGGTGGCATTCGTTACCCCGTACCGACGTATCTGCGCTACCAAGTTCATTATCCACCGAATTATGAAAAGTTGAAAAAAATGTGGGAAGAAAAAGAAGAAGCTTAA
- a CDS encoding acetyl-CoA C-acetyltransferase, whose protein sequence is MRKVAIVSAARTAFGKFGGSLSSLKAVDLGATAITGALEKVSLKPSEVQYVYMGQVLQGGAGQIPSRQAARKAEIPWDVPSVTVNKVCASGLISVAMAAKMIAYGEIDAAVAGGMESMSQSTYMLPTARWGQRMFNLEGVDSMVHDGLWCPFYNRHMALHGSESARKFDISREAQDEWALRSQQRAAQAMEKGWLSEELIPVNIPQKKGAPLQVSQDEQPRPDSTIDKLARLQPIFDPQGSVTAGNAPGVNDGGAALVLMSEEKAQELALEPLAYYIAHQEVALEASEMPETPGHAINKVLKQQGMTHHDIDLYEVNEAFASVVLVSQKVAGYDLEKVNQQGGAIAYGHPIGASGGRILATLIHQLRRRGGGYGIAAICSGAAQGDALLLKVE, encoded by the coding sequence ATGAGAAAAGTAGCTATCGTCAGCGCCGCTCGCACGGCCTTCGGAAAATTCGGCGGATCCCTATCTTCACTCAAGGCCGTAGACCTAGGTGCTACAGCCATCACTGGGGCACTGGAAAAAGTCAGCCTCAAGCCGAGTGAAGTACAATACGTCTACATGGGCCAAGTCCTACAAGGCGGCGCCGGCCAGATCCCATCCCGCCAAGCAGCAAGAAAAGCTGAAATTCCTTGGGATGTTCCCTCCGTAACCGTAAACAAAGTATGTGCCAGTGGCCTCATCTCCGTAGCCATGGCAGCCAAAATGATCGCCTACGGCGAAATCGATGCAGCCGTTGCTGGCGGCATGGAAAGCATGAGCCAATCAACCTACATGCTGCCGACGGCCCGCTGGGGACAGCGTATGTTTAACCTGGAAGGCGTAGACTCCATGGTCCACGATGGACTCTGGTGCCCTTTTTATAACCGCCACATGGCTCTACATGGCTCAGAATCAGCTCGCAAATTCGATATAAGCCGAGAAGCACAAGATGAATGGGCACTTCGCAGCCAGCAACGAGCCGCCCAGGCCATGGAAAAGGGATGGCTTTCTGAAGAGCTTATACCTGTCAATATTCCCCAGAAAAAAGGAGCTCCTCTGCAAGTCAGTCAAGATGAGCAGCCAAGACCGGACAGCACCATCGATAAACTTGCTCGATTGCAACCCATCTTTGATCCCCAAGGTAGCGTTACAGCAGGCAACGCACCGGGCGTCAATGACGGCGGTGCAGCCCTGGTGCTAATGAGTGAAGAAAAAGCCCAGGAATTGGCTTTAGAGCCTTTAGCCTACTATATAGCCCACCAAGAAGTCGCTTTAGAAGCAAGCGAAATGCCAGAAACGCCGGGTCATGCCATCAACAAAGTCTTAAAGCAACAGGGGATGACGCATCACGATATCGATCTTTACGAAGTCAACGAAGCTTTTGCCTCTGTTGTCTTAGTCAGTCAAAAAGTCGCTGGCTATGACCTAGAAAAAGTGAATCAGCAAGGTGGCGCCATCGCCTATGGCCACCCCATTGGAGCCAGTGGCGGACGCATACTGGCAACACTGATTCATCAACTGCGCCGTCGTGGCGGTGGCTACGGCATCGCCGCTATCTGCAGTGGTGCTGCCCAAGGTGACGCCCTGTTGCTCAAAGTAGAGTAA
- a CDS encoding 3-hydroxybutyryl-CoA dehydrogenase, with protein sequence MNIEKVLVIGAGQMGSGIAQVAAQAGLQVYLYDIHRAAVTKGRQRIEKSLSKFVSKGKLREDEKEAILARIQDSTSLEDAAHCQCVIEAAVEKMEIKKKIFQEVDQWAPQEAILASNTSSLPITALASYTERPDRVIGMHFMNPVPVMRLVEIIRGLATSDETYDAIANLTEKMGKVAVSCKDIPGFISNRVLQVMINEAIWCYYEGAATADGIDSIMKLGMNHPMGPLELADLIGLDTVLAILEVLQEGYGDPKYRPCPLLRQYVQAGYLGRKTGRGFYNYEA encoded by the coding sequence ATGAATATTGAAAAAGTCCTGGTTATCGGTGCCGGTCAAATGGGAAGCGGCATTGCCCAGGTGGCAGCACAAGCAGGCTTGCAGGTCTACCTTTACGACATTCATAGAGCCGCCGTCACCAAAGGCCGCCAGCGTATTGAGAAAAGTCTTAGCAAATTTGTAAGCAAAGGTAAACTACGGGAAGACGAAAAAGAAGCGATTTTAGCCAGGATCCAAGATTCGACGAGCCTCGAAGATGCAGCCCATTGCCAGTGTGTCATTGAAGCGGCTGTAGAGAAAATGGAAATCAAGAAAAAGATCTTTCAAGAAGTCGATCAATGGGCACCGCAAGAAGCCATTTTGGCCAGCAACACATCCTCCTTGCCCATTACAGCGCTCGCTTCTTATACCGAAAGGCCCGATCGGGTCATCGGTATGCACTTTATGAACCCCGTTCCCGTAATGCGCCTCGTAGAAATCATTCGTGGCCTTGCTACGAGCGACGAGACCTATGATGCCATTGCGAATCTTACTGAAAAAATGGGCAAAGTAGCCGTTTCCTGCAAAGACATCCCCGGATTTATCTCCAACAGAGTCTTACAAGTCATGATCAACGAAGCCATCTGGTGCTACTACGAAGGCGCAGCCACCGCCGATGGCATCGATTCCATTATGAAACTAGGCATGAATCACCCCATGGGTCCGCTAGAACTGGCCGATCTCATTGGCCTCGACACCGTCTTAGCCATCTTAGAAGTACTTCAGGAAGGCTACGGCGATCCCAAGTACCGCCCGTGCCCCCTTCTCCGGCAGTACGTACAAGCCGGTTACCTAGGCCGCAAAACAGGTCGAGGCTTTTACAACTACGAAGCCTAA
- a CDS encoding acyl-CoA dehydrogenase, translated as MLFQLSEEQDFLIQSLRKFCQQEIAPLAEKVDQEKLFPHQNFSKMAQLGLLGLSIPEEQGGSGGDSFYYLAMIEEVARACASTSVIVAVHTGLACTSLSSFGTTEQQARYLPAMVEGEKIGAYALTEEQAGSDAASLQLQARLEGDHYILRGSKIFITNASQAQVIITFARAPGTTGADGIHCFIVEAPTKGLEVSKPLPKMGLHGSETCQLYFDDVKVPKENVLGSPGEGFKIAMALLDGGRLAIAAQALGIAQAAFDYTLSYLQQRHQFGRPLSANQGIQWMIADMATELDAARLLLYRAASLKESGLPFSKEASMAKKYSTDQAMKITTDCLQLLGGYGYSQEYPLERHMRDVKATQIYEGTNQIQRIVIARQLLREASRK; from the coding sequence GTGCTTTTTCAGCTATCAGAAGAACAAGATTTTTTAATCCAGAGCTTGCGTAAGTTTTGCCAGCAAGAAATAGCACCTCTGGCCGAAAAAGTAGACCAAGAAAAGCTTTTTCCTCATCAAAATTTCAGCAAAATGGCCCAACTCGGCCTACTCGGTCTTTCCATTCCTGAAGAACAAGGCGGCAGCGGCGGTGATAGCTTTTACTACTTGGCTATGATTGAAGAAGTGGCTCGAGCCTGCGCTTCCACATCAGTCATCGTAGCCGTTCACACGGGACTTGCTTGCACCAGCCTTTCATCCTTTGGAACAACGGAACAACAAGCCCGCTACCTTCCCGCCATGGTAGAAGGAGAAAAAATCGGCGCCTATGCCCTCACCGAAGAACAAGCCGGTTCCGACGCAGCAAGCTTACAACTGCAAGCACGCCTCGAAGGCGATCATTATATATTGCGCGGTAGCAAGATTTTCATAACCAATGCCTCACAAGCCCAAGTCATCATCACCTTTGCCCGCGCCCCCGGCACAACCGGTGCCGACGGCATCCACTGCTTCATTGTAGAAGCCCCTACGAAGGGACTAGAAGTATCGAAGCCCCTTCCCAAAATGGGCTTGCACGGTTCAGAAACTTGCCAGCTCTACTTTGACGACGTCAAAGTCCCCAAAGAAAACGTACTCGGATCACCGGGAGAAGGATTTAAAATCGCCATGGCCCTTCTCGATGGAGGACGCCTAGCTATCGCCGCCCAGGCCCTCGGCATCGCCCAAGCCGCTTTTGACTACACCCTTTCCTACCTACAACAGCGCCACCAATTCGGACGACCCCTATCGGCCAACCAAGGCATTCAATGGATGATAGCCGATATGGCCACCGAACTAGACGCCGCCAGACTCCTACTATACCGAGCCGCCTCCCTCAAAGAAAGCGGCCTCCCCTTCAGCAAAGAAGCCTCCATGGCCAAGAAATATAGTACCGATCAAGCCATGAAAATAACGACCGACTGCCTCCAACTACTCGGCGGCTACGGCTACAGCCAAGAATACCCCCTAGAACGCCATATGCGTGATGTCAAAGCAACACAAATCTACGAAGGCACCAACCAGATCCAACGAATCGTCATTGCCAGACAGCTACTAAGAGAAGCATCCCGCAAATAG
- a CDS encoding electron transfer flavoprotein subunit beta/FixA family protein: MKIVVLLKQTFDTEAKISLKNGQIEEQGVTLIINPYDEFALEEALRIKEKQGGQVTLLAIGSDTVKDSLRQGLAMGADRAILIQKNLSIQSDFDDSMVAEALAKVLQEESYDLILTGWKAIDDNGAQMPLRVAEQLGLPQINVVTKLEIADGKATGTREIEGGSEVLEVPLPAMIAAQRGLNEPRYPSMRGIMQARKKELKVIEADQLSLTAEAKVAVNAIFLPEPKKAGTIYQSAPAQAVQELVAALHNEAKVV, translated from the coding sequence GTGAAAATTGTGGTGCTACTAAAGCAGACTTTTGACACAGAAGCCAAAATTTCCCTAAAGAATGGGCAAATCGAAGAGCAAGGCGTAACATTAATCATCAACCCTTATGATGAGTTTGCCTTAGAAGAAGCTCTTCGAATCAAAGAAAAACAAGGCGGTCAAGTCACCCTCCTTGCAATTGGTAGCGATACGGTCAAAGACTCTTTGCGCCAAGGTTTGGCCATGGGGGCTGACCGAGCCATTTTGATTCAGAAAAACCTTTCCATCCAAAGCGACTTTGATGATTCCATGGTGGCAGAAGCACTGGCCAAGGTGTTACAAGAAGAGTCTTATGACCTAATCCTGACCGGTTGGAAAGCCATCGATGACAATGGAGCCCAGATGCCTCTGCGTGTGGCAGAACAGTTGGGGCTACCACAGATCAACGTAGTAACGAAGCTAGAAATTGCCGATGGCAAAGCAACGGGGACTCGAGAAATCGAAGGGGGCAGCGAAGTCCTAGAAGTGCCCTTGCCTGCAATGATTGCAGCCCAGCGAGGCCTCAATGAGCCCCGGTACCCTTCTATGCGAGGCATTATGCAAGCTCGCAAAAAAGAGTTAAAAGTGATTGAAGCTGATCAACTTTCGCTGACCGCAGAAGCCAAAGTGGCCGTCAACGCCATTTTCTTGCCAGAACCCAAAAAAGCCGGCACCATCTATCAAAGTGCTCCAGCCCAAGCGGTACAAGAACTGGTAGCCGCTTTGCACAATGAAGCAAAAGTTGTGTAA